In Candidatus Nealsonbacteria bacterium, the following are encoded in one genomic region:
- a CDS encoding VTT domain-containing protein, translating to MRKELCLQITIFLLVIGLSVLIFLFREKIVGLEEYGYLGAFLISMLTNATLVIPAPGWAVIMGLAAIFNPWLIGLLAGFGAALGQTTGYFFGYSGRAVAKNSAKYQRMINWMRRRGALVIFFFALIPNPFVDIVGAAAGILKFPFLKFIFFCALGTVPKYIFFALLGGWGLEFFF from the coding sequence GTGAGAAAAGAACTTTGTCTTCAAATTACAATTTTTCTTTTAGTAATTGGTCTTAGTGTTTTAATTTTTCTTTTCAGGGAAAAAATAGTAGGGCTGGAAGAATATGGCTATTTGGGCGCCTTTCTGATTTCAATGCTTACTAACGCTACCTTGGTTATTCCGGCGCCTGGCTGGGCAGTGATTATGGGCTTAGCTGCAATTTTCAATCCTTGGTTAATAGGCCTTTTAGCCGGTTTTGGAGCAGCTTTGGGCCAAACCACTGGTTATTTTTTTGGTTATAGTGGTCGAGCAGTAGCTAAGAATTCTGCCAAATATCAAAGAATGATTAACTGGATGCGGCGTCGGGGAGCTTTGGTTATTTTCTTTTTTGCCCTTATTCCCAACCCTTTTGTTGATATTGTTGGAGCAGCAGCAGGTATTTTAAAATTCCCTTTCTTGAAATTCATTTTCTTTTGCGCTTTAGGGACTGTTCCCAAATACATCTTTTTTGCCCTGCTGGGCGGCTGGGGACTTGAATTTTTCTTTTAA